A window of Clostridium taeniosporum genomic DNA:
TAAAAAAATTTAAAGACAACCTCTAATTATATTTATTTAATTAATTTTAGGAGATATCAATAATTAGTTTTATTTTGACTATTTGTCCACATCTCAAATGCAGTCATGCAATTAGATTTATCTATTTGCTCTAAATCTAATATATTTTTGTTATTACAATCATTTTTTAAAAAGCTTAATATATGTTCATCTCTAAATCCTATATTAGCAGCATCTTTAACTGTACAACCATAATAAACTTTTGATATGTTAGCCCATATTATTGCTGACATACACATTGGACATGGTTCAGATGTTGTATATAATTCACATCCACTTAAGTCAAATGTAGATAATTTATTGCAAGCTTGCCT
This region includes:
- a CDS encoding nucleoside deaminase, whose product is MQKKDIMDLCVNKCKEGMLNSEGGPFGAAIVKDGKIIAIANNTVVSTNDPTAHGEINAIRQACNKLSTFDLSGCELYTTSEPCPMCMSAIIWANISKVYYGCTVKDAANIGFRDEHILSFLKNDCNNKNILDLEQIDKSNCMTAFEMWTNSQNKTNY